The region AGTCAACGAGAAGCGATTCGCTTTGGCGTTCGCAAAGTAAAGGTGGAGATCATTCGCTACGGTTGGAATCCGACCAAAAAGTAATTGCGCCTGAGGCACAGACAGAGAAGTTTGTGCTTTGAAGTTATACCAATAGCTTCCGTGAAGGCCACGTTTTTTCTGGGGGCGTCGTTGAGCGGCGCCCGCCGAAGTTTGGTGCCTTGAACCGAGCCATCTGCGGCAGCGGTGACCGCGCACCAGAAGGTCGCCAGACGTGCAACGTCTGGATGGGCGTCATCTCCAAATACTATCGCGCTTTCAACAGCGCCACCTCGTTCCCCCGTCGGCGCGTTCACGCTGTTCATTCGCTGGTCATGAACGCGCACATCTCGGCGCGTCTGCAACGCGCCACTATTGTTTGAACTGCTGCTGGAGACGTTGCACGTCTGGCAACGTTGTCAGGGTCCGCTGGCGCAGCTCAGCAGAAACAAGCGTGGCATGAGTAATAACCACGGGGCGTTCTGCTCTTGCTGGCCGGTCACGCTGCTCACTCCGTCGGGCTACCAAGTAGCATGAGTCAAATGCCGAGTGAAGATTCCACATCCCCAGTTCAGATTCGACATCCCCCAGCTTAGATTCCGCCATGCTTTTTGGCTCCATGAGCGTGGTCTTTCCCTCAGCGGCATTACTCTAGTTGCTCATTGAGGCGATACCGGTCACGCAATTGTGCCAACAAACCACGATTCCAAGCCGAGAGCGGGCTATAGTGATGTGTGCTGATGGCCAATCCGTCTACGCGCGTCGCTTGGCAGTGTGCACAGTGATCGCGCAACCCGCGTGTGGGTTTACCGCAGGTGAGACAGAGGGTAAATTCTGGGGCGGTGAGGAAGCTGGCGCAATGTGTTTGGTAGAATGCGCGGGATACCAGAACAGCGAGGCGCTCGTGACTTTGAGCGCCATCAGACAACCATAACGGGGTTACGCCATTGTAGATCACGTTGTCGTGCATGAGACCTTCGATACGAATTCGCTCAAGTGCACTGACGCGCGCTGAGGGCAGCACCTTCAGGCCATCTGTGTAGTAAACATTACCCGTGCGCAAGTCTCCAGAAACGTAACTGGCTGCCAGCGTCGAAAACGCCGAGCGCATGTCATGTCGCGCCAAGCGGTGAGGCGTGGCCTCATCATCTGACTCGGCCAGGATAAAGCGGACTTTGTGTTTTGAACTGAGACGCTCCAGTTCACGCTTCATGTGGGCGATGATTTTTAAGGCAATATCGAGGCTCGCATCGGCCTCATGCAATCGTTGGCCGCTCAGGTAATACACCAGTTCGTCCATGCCCACCGGACAAATCATGAATGTCGTCCAGTTCAGCCGAAGAAAATTGGCGTCTGAGCGACGGACACTGAGCAGCGCCAGCGGCCCGCTTTCCCCCATGGCCATCAACCGCTCAAGAAACACACGTTTTTCCAGATGCGCTTGAGCGGCTATCTCCAGTGTCTGACTCAGTTTTTCCAGCACGTTGACCAATTGTCGGTCGGAGTGATACCCGATTCTCGGCAGATTGATGGCCACTGACTGTAATGACGCTGTGCGCCAGTGCCACGAAGGCACGTCAGAAAATCCAGCTTCAAACGGGATACCAAAACGCAGTAGGAAACTCTGCGTGTCATCCCGATCAAAGGCGATGCGGATGCCGCCTTTTTCAAGAGCTGCTTGACTCACCAGTTCGAGAAACTTCTTGTAGCCGGGCGATGTTGCAAAACGATCCGTGATATGTAGAATCGGGCGCGGCGAGGTGAAGGGGCGTCCTGAGGCGTCGCCCGTCAGGTAGACCGAGAATAGCTCGTGAGCAAATTGCCTAGCGGTTTCCGTGTAGGCTCCATAGGGTTTACCTGTGTGGGCGCCGCCAGGACCAACGGCCGGTTGGTCGGCCAAATGGGCTGGCGCATCCCAATCCAGGTGGATGTTGCAAGCCACTGTTTGTCCGCCACGCGCGATAGCCGGCGCTGAAAAGTCGAACACAAACGACTGCGCCAATTGTTGAATCGTCTGCTGAGAGGCGTTTTCTATGAATGGCGCCAAGGCAAAATTAACACTGTCCCACACAATCGGGCCGCTCAGGTATCCCTGCAACGCAGCAGTGAATTTGACCAGATGGGCGATGAGCACCTCAGCGTGTCGGGCCGGACGCGCCGAAGAAAAATTGTGCGGCAATGGAATGCCATGCTGCTTGATGTAATCAATCGAACTGACCAAGTGATATGGGCGATCAACCGAGCCAAGGTTCTGAATATAAATCTCGCCGGACAGATGCGCATTGGCGACTTTCTCTGAAAAGACCGACAGAATGGCGTATTCACGCTTGATGGCTTCGGCCAGAGCGAGGCTTGTACCTTCAGGGCCGTGGCCACGCATGAGCGCTTCGGGCGCCGACTGACAAATGATGCGTTCAGCATCATACAAAGGCACGCCCAGACGAGCATGCGCGCGATGCGCTCCTTCAAGCCCATATTCGATCAACTTCACGTTGACCAATTCACGAATCAACGATGAACTCAGCGCACGAATGCCGGACTGAGCAATCAGTTGCTTAATCTCCAAGCTGATTTTGGCTGCCACATCAACCTGCACTCCGGCTTCGCGCACTAGGGCGTCAATGATCCGCTGAGGATCAAACCGTACGACATCCTCATCAGAACTACGGACAAGCAACTCCGCTTCGGGATTACGAAGCAGCTCGTCCTCGGTCCCTTTGGCTGCTTGTTTATTGATCTCGGCCATAGCTTGTGATGGGCGATACCCTAACGCAAAAGCCTTGCCTGCCGCAAGTTCTGTAGCAACATGACTGTCCGAAATTGAACGCTGGAAGCCACCACGGCAGATAATCTGGCGAAATCGCCGCGCCGTTTCTGTGCGCGGCATCTGAGCGG is a window of Blastocatellia bacterium DNA encoding:
- a CDS encoding anaerobic ribonucleoside-triphosphate reductase, which codes for MAEINKQAAKGTEDELLRNPEAELLVRSSDEDVVRFDPQRIIDALVREAGVQVDVAAKISLEIKQLIAQSGIRALSSSLIRELVNVKLIEYGLEGAHRAHARLGVPLYDAERIICQSAPEALMRGHGPEGTSLALAEAIKREYAILSVFSEKVANAHLSGEIYIQNLGSVDRPYHLVSSIDYIKQHGIPLPHNFSSARPARHAEVLIAHLVKFTAALQGYLSGPIVWDSVNFALAPFIENASQQTIQQLAQSFVFDFSAPAIARGGQTVACNIHLDWDAPAHLADQPAVGPGGAHTGKPYGAYTETARQFAHELFSVYLTGDASGRPFTSPRPILHITDRFATSPGYKKFLELVSQAALEKGGIRIAFDRDDTQSFLLRFGIPFEAGFSDVPSWHWRTASLQSVAINLPRIGYHSDRQLVNVLEKLSQTLEIAAQAHLEKRVFLERLMAMGESGPLALLSVRRSDANFLRLNWTTFMICPVGMDELVYYLSGQRLHEADASLDIALKIIAHMKRELERLSSKHKVRFILAESDDEATPHRLARHDMRSAFSTLAASYVSGDLRTGNVYYTDGLKVLPSARVSALERIRIEGLMHDNVIYNGVTPLWLSDGAQSHERLAVLVSRAFYQTHCASFLTAPEFTLCLTCGKPTRGLRDHCAHCQATRVDGLAISTHHYSPLSAWNRGLLAQLRDRYRLNEQLE